In the genome of Pseudomonas sp. LBUM920, one region contains:
- a CDS encoding D-hexose-6-phosphate mutarotase — translation MHEHPLQRFFKSLRERPVFAWERFQMRDVLVIDHPLCQAVFSRQGAQLLHFQPRGQKPWLWCAAKWPQVGAIRGGVPVCWPWYGRHPSENAWPSHGWARLIDWKLLDSSTDDDGVRLHWQLQLCDWQVDLHAHLGETLELRLCTEHQDELPCQLSHALHAYWRIGHVDEIALSGLDGAQGYDQLNRQACQQEGELRVDGGCQRVFQHEGELHLKDHAWQRELCIDTGDSADTVVWHPGSRPLLGVSFNEASGFVCVESAMAGASLAPGERAHLSLQARAGA, via the coding sequence ATGCATGAGCATCCGCTGCAACGCTTTTTCAAATCCCTGCGCGAGCGTCCGGTATTCGCCTGGGAACGCTTTCAGATGCGCGACGTGTTGGTCATCGACCATCCGTTGTGCCAGGCAGTGTTCAGTCGTCAGGGCGCGCAATTGCTGCACTTTCAACCGCGTGGCCAGAAACCCTGGCTGTGGTGCGCGGCCAAGTGGCCGCAAGTCGGCGCCATCCGGGGCGGCGTGCCGGTGTGCTGGCCGTGGTATGGGCGCCATCCGAGCGAAAACGCCTGGCCTTCCCATGGGTGGGCGCGGCTGATCGACTGGAAACTGCTCGACAGCAGCACCGACGACGACGGCGTGCGCCTGCACTGGCAATTGCAGCTGTGCGATTGGCAGGTCGACCTGCACGCTCACCTGGGCGAAACCCTGGAGCTGCGCCTGTGCACCGAGCATCAGGACGAGTTGCCGTGCCAATTGAGCCATGCTTTGCACGCCTATTGGCGTATTGGTCACGTGGATGAGATAGCGCTGTCTGGGCTGGATGGCGCGCAAGGTTATGACCAGCTCAATCGCCAGGCTTGCCAGCAGGAAGGTGAGCTTCGCGTGGATGGCGGGTGCCAACGGGTGTTCCAGCACGAGGGCGAATTGCACCTCAAGGACCACGCCTGGCAGCGCGAATTGTGCATCGACACCGGCGACAGCGCCGACACCGTGGTGTGGCATCCGGGCAGCCGGCCGTTGTTGGGCGTGAGCTTTAACGAGGCGTCAGGGTTTGTGTGCGTGGAGTCGGCGATGGCCGGTGCGAGCTTGGCGCCGGGGGAGAGGGCGCATTTGAGTTTGCAGGCCAGGGCTGGGGCTTAG